The genomic interval tttgttaaccaaCGAAATCAAAccataataaatttaaaatgtgcATGAATAttaatcgaaaaaaaaaaaatatatatatatatataaataccttATAGTTAGTTTTCTCAACATATTCAGTGTAACTCAACTTCAGTTCTTTTCCAAATGATCGTGAGAAAACCTACAATCTCTGAGATTTGAGTAGTGTTCCACTATTGTATTATAAAATTgctatatttacataattgtAGTATGAGATATATATTTCATGTGTAAACATTCATATTAACGTGTACAGATGTATATTAAGTACACGCATATCTTTTGGTTCTGTGTTTAGAATTAAGTTATTTAGGATTCAGCGCCTTATCACATCAATAGTTGAGCACCCGTTATAATAAACTCGCTGAACCACAAATATTGAtatgtgcataaatatatacatattatagatttcaaattgcattatacatatatagatgcaCAGTACTGCATAcattatatgtatacaaaaaataatttcaattaaaatactatatatattggcaaaattgGAGCATTAAGTTGGTTAATTTTACATTGCATGTAAATACCTATTGCAGCCGGCCCAAATTGTTGCCATCTAAATAAATTTCGCATGAGCAATATTCGCGCACAACCTGTGGCTTATGTTAACGTATGAtaaatataatgtatatataaatataatttatatatatatataatggaTATGTCTTTCCAAGCAAGCATCTTCAACATACTTCGTCTAGGCTACAATTTGCACTGTCATTTACATGTATCAAGGGATATTGCTTTGGTTTTGCGACCAGCCGACTTTGCCTATGGATTCCTATTTGCTGCGACGCTGGCGCTGCGGCAGCTTATTCTTCTTTCCCAAAATTTTCATAAGCTGCTTGGACATGAAATACGGCTTCTCCGGTGTGCCATCATTGCGCTCACAGTCCTCCAAGAAACAAAGGAAGAGCGTGTCCACGGCCATTGAGTAGACACCAAAGAATACGCTGGTAATCAGAAAAGAACCAATTACAACCACTGTTGTGGGCACAGCCTTGTGGTTAAGCTGTATAACGGACGGATTATTATCCAGAAAATAGTACGTGGACACGCCTGCACCAGCGGTGAGCAGCAGCTTGGAGAGAAAGAATAGGAAATCGGTGACTTTGTCCAATGTTACGACGCGCAGAAAATTTCGCATAAGCAGATTAAACGCATCCTTGGCACTGGAGCAGAAATTCTTGCCATGTATGGCGCACATAATATAAGCATTTTTATTGAGGAACCTTAAGAAGGTTTCCAGCAGCCAAAAGAAGCAGCGCATGCAGCACAGAATAGCGCGCGTGACCGTGTTATCATACTTCTTTAGCTTGGCATCAATATACTCCAGCACCAGACGTATTAGCCGGCAAATGGCCAGTATCAGTGAGCCAAAGGCCAGGGTGCCCAGATGATAAAGAGCTGTTTGACAAAAGGCATGCGTCAGCGTAAAATAGGGTACATCCCGCTTCTTAAAGGTCCAATACCATCTGGCAAAGGTGGCCGCCAGCACCATGTCGCTAAAGGCGGATATAAAGAAGCTCAGCCAAAGAAATCCAAACACATTATAGCCCATGGCCCAGCGCACTAGCGGGGGATTATCAATCTCCACAAAGCTGCATGTGGTCTGAATGCAGGAATCGCGCCTTTGGTTGATGTGACAATTCTGTTGAAATACCTTTGGATCACATGCAGCGCCCACGGTGTAGTTAATAGCGGGTCCCCCACAAACGCACGGCTCGTTGGTAACCTCGCCCGCATCATTTAGGCGCTGCACCATGCGGAACGATAATGGGCCAATGGAGCCCAGATAGAGGCCAACCCCAATGGCAAAGCCAATGGCACCAATGTATAGCACCCACGAGAAGATTGGAAAGAAAACGGTGCTGATGACGCTGCTGACAGCCTTGCTGCCCTCCTTGGTAAGTGCAATGGCTATCCGGATGCGCTTGCGCAGCACAATGACCAGCAGAAATATGACAACAAAGCAGACGCACACCGAAATGGACAAATAGAGCCACATCTTTGGATCCTGTAGCAGATTCTGCCATTGCTTATGCAGATTCAAATCGTGCAACGGCACCGTCGGTGTCTTGTTCCAGAAGCTGTACTGTTTGAAGCTGTAGTATATGGCCAACAGCAGACCGACGAGCACGCCAATGATCGAGAACCAGAGTATGGGTGCGGCAAGCCAACGCATCAGTGAAATGAAGACCAGCGAAGCAATCAGCGTGAAGAGTAGCGCCATAAGTACCACTGTCATGGAATTGACCAAATCCTCGACTATTTCCTCGCCCAGCCGCTGCGCATCGTGGGTGCCATTATAAAAGTGTGCCACCAGATTGCCCACCATCTTGGCTAGTCGTGTATCCGTTTGCATCATTTTCTCCCTAATAACTGCGCCGTTTAGCTGCTGGCGGCGACATTGTCCAACCTGGTCCTCCACTGGCGCCTGTTTGCTTACGGTTTGTGGCGCCATACGTGCCTGCGCTTGCAACCCAGTTTGCATGGTCAGTGCCATTGCCTGCAATTGCAGCTCCTCCACCTGACTAGCATTGCCGGGAAGCAACCATTTTGAGTCGCGGCGCGTGCGCAACAGCACGCTGGGCAGAAATTCGCATACCTGATCCGAGAACTCAAACATGCAGCGTTTGAGAAAGGGCTGACTTTTGATATAATAGCGCGCACAACGATTATCCTGAATAGCACGCTCAATGTCCGACTTGGAGCTAATGGCTGCCTTGTCCTCATCCGTTTTGCAAATCAGGCGACTTTTCAGATCCTCAAAGTTATTGTTCTTCATCTTATCCCAAACGAACGTCTGCGTGGGACAACTTTTGACGCAAACCTGCAAAAAGGGACGAGCTGTAATGAGTCATCAAGCTGGCAATGCCGCATCCGGATACTTACTTGCGGCGTTTTACAGCCAGTTATGGGCACCAGCGGATCAATACATTGGTCCAGATTGAAGAAGAACAAATACTCTTTATCGAGCACGCTCGAATCAATGCCGCACTTTTGATTATACATGTCCGTGGGCGCCATCAGCTTATTGAGATCCCCCATGCGTATGGCATAGTGGGCTATGAACGCCCAGCCGCAAAGAAAGAGCACAAATAGTATTAAGCAGGGCACATCCGTGCAGCTGCGATCACGCTGTCGGGGACCCTGAAAATTTCGATCATAGCGCAACGGCTCGCCATATTTGTTTACCAG from Drosophila virilis strain 15010-1051.87 chromosome 2, Dvir_AGI_RSII-ME, whole genome shotgun sequence carries:
- the Ctl2 gene encoding choline transporter-like 2, which produces MPENVELVNKYGEPLRYDRNFQGPRQRDRSCTDVPCLILFVLFLCGWAFIAHYAIRMGDLNKLMAPTDMYNQKCGIDSSVLDKEYLFFFNLDQCIDPLVPITGCKTPQVCVKSCPTQTFVWDKMKNNNFEDLKSRLICKTDEDKAAISSKSDIERAIQDNRCARYYIKSQPFLKRCMFEFSDQVCEFLPSVLLRTRRDSKWLLPGNASQVEELQLQAMALTMQTGLQAQARMAPQTVSKQAPVEDQVGQCRRQQLNGAVIREKMMQTDTRLAKMVGNLVAHFYNGTHDAQRLGEEIVEDLVNSMTVVLMALLFTLIASLVFISLMRWLAAPILWFSIIGVLVGLLLAIYYSFKQYSFWNKTPTVPLHDLNLHKQWQNLLQDPKMWLYLSISVCVCFVVIFLLVIVLRKRIRIAIALTKEGSKAVSSVISTVFFPIFSWVLYIGAIGFAIGVGLYLGSIGPLSFRMVQRLNDAGEVTNEPCVCGGPAINYTVGAACDPKVFQQNCHINQRRDSCIQTTCSFVEIDNPPLVRWAMGYNVFGFLWLSFFISAFSDMVLAATFARWYWTFKKRDVPYFTLTHAFCQTALYHLGTLAFGSLILAICRLIRLVLEYIDAKLKKYDNTVTRAILCCMRCFFWLLETFLRFLNKNAYIMCAIHGKNFCSSAKDAFNLLMRNFLRVVTLDKVTDFLFFLSKLLLTAGAGVSTYYFLDNNPSVIQLNHKAVPTTVVVIGSFLITSVFFGVYSMAVDTLFLCFLEDCERNDGTPEKPYFMSKQLMKILGKKNKLPQRQRRSK